A stretch of Carya illinoinensis cultivar Pawnee chromosome 14, C.illinoinensisPawnee_v1, whole genome shotgun sequence DNA encodes these proteins:
- the LOC122293549 gene encoding zinc finger protein 10-like produces MESDPDQKPLTPENNMEQLQVVTSEHENNHDDHGASSTQLTRSYDCNFCKRGFSNAQALGGHMNIHRKEKAAKLKQHEQYRFVNHESNKQPHSSNNIPLIRPPGMMMITDSTTTTTYLYNSPLPRNNNSSWPLMEAKPGEERSSTRIKWPWIPSQHDDHKAIRDESTHVGDDHDHDQVGQQLPVPFFQTASSEDKDQKPDNQFHGKTEQDFSSLAHDLINSTGSEIDLELRLGHESNQDPSTAPGTRKFF; encoded by the coding sequence ATGGAGTCTGATCCTGATCAGAAGCCATTAACCCCAGAAAACAATATGGAGCAGCTGCAGGTGGTGACCTCAGAACATGAGAATAATCATGATGACCATGGGGCATCATCAACCCAATTAACCAGGTCCTATGACTGCAACTTCTGCAAAAGAGGCTTCTCAAATGCACAAGCCTTAGGCGGCCACATGAACATCCACCGCAAGGAAAAGGCCGCAAAGCTCAAGCAGCATGAGCAGTACCGATTCGTCAATCACGAAAGTAATAAGCAACCACATTCTTCGAACAATATACCATTAATAAGGCCGCCGGGGATGATGATGATCACTGacagtactactactactacttacTTATATAACTCTCCACTACCTAGGAATAATAATTCTTCATGGCCATTAATGGAAGCCAAGCCTGGAGAAGAAAGAAGTAGCACGCGGATCAAGTGGCCTTGGATTCCTAGTCAACATGATGATCATAAGGCTATTAGGGATGAATCAACCCATGTtggtgatgatcatgatcatgatcaagtCGGCCAGCAACTTCCAGTACCATTTTTCCAAACAGCATCATCAGAAGACAAAGATCAAAAGCCAGACAATCAATTTCATGGGAAAACTGAGCAGGATTTTTCATCACTAGCTCATGATCTGATCAACTCGACAGGTTCGGAGATAGACCTTGAGCTTAGACTGGGACATGAATCTAATCAGGACCCATCAACAGCACCtggtaccagaaagtttttctGA
- the LOC122295093 gene encoding transcription initiation factor IIA large subunit isoform X1: MSASSTSAVYIQVIEDVINKFRDEFVNDGGPGEDVLKELQGTWEAKMIQAGVVIGPIDRTDASRPTPGGPITPVHDLNVPYEGTDEYETPTAEMLFPPTPLQTPIQTPLPGTAENSTYNIPTGPSDYPTPGSDAGGGGGSNNNETKAGRPSPFMQPPSPWMSQRPPLDVNIAYVEGREEVDRGTSHQPLTQDFFTMSSGKRKREDLASKYHAGGFIPQQDGAGDATSEVLEIEVSGGSTSLGGHGIVTTANKELLARVTSSCSKIPQLDGPIPEPYDDVLSTPNIYNYQGGFNEDYNMANTPAPTDLPVGTPAVVAQNDAGDEDDDEPPLNENDDDDLDEMDNVEEQNTHHLVLAQFDKVTRTKSRWKCSLKDGIMHINNKDILFTKATGEFEF; encoded by the exons ATGTCGGCTTCGTCAACGAGCGCAGTCTACATCCAGGTCATCGAGGATGTCATCAATAAGTTCCGGGATGAGTTCGTTAACGACGGTGGCCCCGGCGAGGACGTTCTCAAGGAGCTTCAAGGA ACTTGGGAGGCAAAAATGATTCAAGCCGGTGTAGTAATCGGCCCTATAGACAGGACCGATGCATCTAGACCGACACCTGGGGGCCCCATCACTCCCGTTCACGATCTTAATGTGCCCTACGAAGGAACTGATGAGTATGAAACTCCCACTGCTGAGATGCTCTTTCCTCCA ACGCCATTACAGACTCCCATTCAAACACCTTTACCGGGAACTGCAGAAAACTCTACGTATAACATTCCTACTGGACCTAGTGACTATCCCACTCCTGGAAGTGATGCTGGTGGTGGTGGCGGAAGCAACAATAATGAGACGAAAGCTGGTAGACCTAGCCCCTTCATG CAACCTCCGTCTCCTTGGATGAGCCAAAGGCCCCCACTTGATGTTAACATTG CTTACGTGGAAGGGCGGGAGGAGGTGGATAGAGGAACCTCTCATCAACCCCTGACACAG GATTTTTTCACGATGTCTTCTGGAAAGCGAAAACGTGAGGATTTGGCTTCGAAATATCATGCTGGTGGATTCATACCTCAGCAAGATGGAGCTGGGGATGCCACATCTGAGGTGCTTGAGATTGAG GTAAGTGGAGGGAGCACTTCTCTGGGTGGACATGGCATAGTCACCACTGCAAATAAAGAGCTCTTAGCGCGTGTCACAAGTTCATGCTCAAAGATTCCTCAACTTGATGGTCCAATTCCTGAGCCTTATGATGATGTTCTTTCTACTCCAAAT ATCTACAATTATCAAGGAGGTTTCAATGAAGACTACAACATGGCGAACACACCAGCTCCCACTG ATCTTCCAGTAGGTACTCCTGCTGTGGTTGCTCAAAATGATGctggagatgaagatgatgatgaaccGCCATTGAATGAAAATGACGATGATGATTTGGATGAGATGGACAATGTAGAAGAGCAAAACACGCATCATTTGGTTTTGGCTCAGTTTGATAAG GTGACTCGTACCAAGAGCAGGTGGAAATGCTCGCTGAAAGATGGCATTATGCACATAAACAATAAGGACATTCTCTTTACCAAG GCAACAGGAGAATTTGAATTCTGA
- the LOC122295093 gene encoding uncharacterized protein LOC122295093 isoform X2 translates to MSASSTSAVYIQVIEDVINKFRDEFVNDGGPGEDVLKELQGTWEAKMIQAGVVIGPIDRTDASRPTPGGPITPVHDLNVPYEGTDEYETPTAEMLFPPTPLQTPIQTPLPGTAENSTYNIPTGPSDYPTPGSDAGGGGGSNNNETKAGRPSPFMQPPSPWMSQRPPLDVNIAYVEGREEVDRGTSHQPLTQDFFTMSSGKRKREDLASKYHAGGFIPQQDGAGDATSEVLEIEVSGGSTSLGGHGIVTTANKELLARVTSSCSKIPQLDGPIPEPYDDVLSTPNIYNYQGGFNEDYNMANTPAPTDLPVGTPAVVAQNDAGDEDDDEPPLNENDDDDLDEMDNVEEQNTHHLVLAQFDKIIGYYLTFQNPTFPL, encoded by the exons ATGTCGGCTTCGTCAACGAGCGCAGTCTACATCCAGGTCATCGAGGATGTCATCAATAAGTTCCGGGATGAGTTCGTTAACGACGGTGGCCCCGGCGAGGACGTTCTCAAGGAGCTTCAAGGA ACTTGGGAGGCAAAAATGATTCAAGCCGGTGTAGTAATCGGCCCTATAGACAGGACCGATGCATCTAGACCGACACCTGGGGGCCCCATCACTCCCGTTCACGATCTTAATGTGCCCTACGAAGGAACTGATGAGTATGAAACTCCCACTGCTGAGATGCTCTTTCCTCCA ACGCCATTACAGACTCCCATTCAAACACCTTTACCGGGAACTGCAGAAAACTCTACGTATAACATTCCTACTGGACCTAGTGACTATCCCACTCCTGGAAGTGATGCTGGTGGTGGTGGCGGAAGCAACAATAATGAGACGAAAGCTGGTAGACCTAGCCCCTTCATG CAACCTCCGTCTCCTTGGATGAGCCAAAGGCCCCCACTTGATGTTAACATTG CTTACGTGGAAGGGCGGGAGGAGGTGGATAGAGGAACCTCTCATCAACCCCTGACACAG GATTTTTTCACGATGTCTTCTGGAAAGCGAAAACGTGAGGATTTGGCTTCGAAATATCATGCTGGTGGATTCATACCTCAGCAAGATGGAGCTGGGGATGCCACATCTGAGGTGCTTGAGATTGAG GTAAGTGGAGGGAGCACTTCTCTGGGTGGACATGGCATAGTCACCACTGCAAATAAAGAGCTCTTAGCGCGTGTCACAAGTTCATGCTCAAAGATTCCTCAACTTGATGGTCCAATTCCTGAGCCTTATGATGATGTTCTTTCTACTCCAAAT ATCTACAATTATCAAGGAGGTTTCAATGAAGACTACAACATGGCGAACACACCAGCTCCCACTG ATCTTCCAGTAGGTACTCCTGCTGTGGTTGCTCAAAATGATGctggagatgaagatgatgatgaaccGCCATTGAATGAAAATGACGATGATGATTTGGATGAGATGGACAATGTAGAAGAGCAAAACACGCATCATTTGGTTTTGGCTCAGTTTGATAAG ATAATAGGTTACTATCTTACCTTTCAGAACCCCACCTTCCCCTTATAA
- the LOC122293550 gene encoding uncharacterized protein LOC122293550, producing MEENRNVCQKEAKPKGGKPPTRLQKHAPASLQLDKVAPAVDPYAVSGETPKAIPFLSPLVLSPQPLPETVEKRSGESGSDDQKDNGEEEKSEVLSPGGWQHPAAPALADPAALCTSFQSKCLLVDHVQ from the coding sequence atggaagaaaacaGAAATGTCTGTCAGAAAGAAGCAAAACCAAAGGGAGGGAAGCCCCCGACAAGGCTACAGAAGCACGCACCGGCATCTCTTCAGCTTGACAAGGTTGCCCCCGCCGTCGACCCATATGCTGTCTCCGGCGAAACTCCCAAGGCAATTCCGTTTCTGTCACCGCTCGTTCTTTCCCCACAACCACTGCCGGAGACAGTAGAGAAACGATCAGGGGAGAGTGGGAGTGATGATCAAAAGGACAATGGTGAGGAGGAGAAAAGTGAAGTCTTGTCACCGGGTGGGTGGCAACATCCGGCTGCGCCAGCGCTCGCTGATCCTGCCGCCCTGTGTACTAGTTTTCAATCAAAATGCCTACTCGTTGATCATGTACAGTGA
- the LOC122295098 gene encoding D-xylose-proton symporter-like 3, chloroplastic, giving the protein MACSALTQPLFNLKLLHSNPTPRKKPLQAFISYTQRRTRPCSSYNSHFKANFPTFPKLPLLSGRLSRFNVGVQKVDASGEEGDSLVSDATHQEKYTLSSVILPFLFPALGGLLFGYDIGATSGATIALQSPELSGTTWFNLSAIQLGLVVSGSLYGALLGSLLVYPIADFLGRRRELITAAVLYTLGGLTTAYAPALGVLLVGRLLYGLGIGLAMHGAPLYIAETCPSQIRGTLVSLKELFIVLGILLGYFIGSFQIGVVGGWRYMFGASAPIALIMGLGMWSLPPSPRWLLLRAVQGKGLLQDYKEKAVLALSKLRGRPPGDKLSERQIEDTYVSLKSAYADQEPEGSFLEVFQGPSLKAFLIGGGLVLFQQITGQPSVLYYAGPILQTAGFSAASDATRVSVVIGVFKFLMTSIAILKVDDLGRRPLLIGGVSGLALSLFLLSAYYKFLGGFPIVAVASLLLYVGCYQISFGPISWLMVSEIFPLRTRGRGISLAVLTNFGSNAIVTFAFAPLKDFLGAENLFLLFGAISLLSLLFVLLVVPETKGLSLEEIESKILK; this is encoded by the exons ATGGCTTGCAGTGCCTTAACTCAACCTCTCTTCAACCTCAAGCTCTTACATTCTAACCCAACTCCTCGAAAGAAGCCATTACAAGCTTTCATCTCTTACACACAACGGAGGACACGCCCGTGTTCATCTTATAACAGTCATTTTAAGGCCAATTTTCCCACTTTCCCAAAGCTCCCTTTGCTCTCTGGCCGTCTAAGCAGATTCAAT GTGGGAGTACAGAAAGTGGATGCTTCTGGGGAAGAGGGTGACTCGCTTGTGTCCGACGCAACGCATCAGGAGAAATATACTTTGTCTTCTGTGATTTTGCC GTTTTTGTTCCCAGCCTTGGGAGGTTTGTTGTTTGGGTATGACATTGGTGCCACCTCTGGTGCTACCATCGCATTACAG TCACCTGAGCTCAGTGGAACAACTTGGTTCAACCTTTCAGCCATTCAGCTTGGACTTGTG GTTAGTGGTTCCCTTTATGGAGCTCTTCTTGGTTCCCTTCTTGTCTATCCAATTGCAGACTTCCTTG GGAGGAGGCGAGAACTTATCACGGCAGCTGTGCTCTATACACTTGGTGGTCTGACCACTGCCTATGCTCCAGCCCTTGGTGTTCTTTTAGTGGGACGGCTGCTCTATGGCCTTGGTATTGGTTTG GCTATGCATGGGGCTCCTCTCTATATTGCAGAAACTTGCCCATCTCAGATTCGTGGAACTCTAGTATCTTTAAAGGAGCTCTTTATAGTTCTTGGGATTCTG TTGGGCTATTTTATTGGAAGCTTTCAGATTGGTGTAGTCGGAGGGTGGCGTTACATGTTTGGAGCTAGTGCACCAATTGCTCTTATTATGGGACTTGGCATGTGGAGTCTTCCACCATCTCCACGCTGGCTGCTTCTTAGGGCAGTCCAAGGAAAAGGTTTATTACAAGATTACAAAGAGAAGGCAGTTCTTGCTCTGAGCAAACTAAGGGGCCGTCCTCCTGGTGACAAGCTTTCTGAAAGGCAAATAGAAGACACATATGTCTCATTGAAATCTGCATATGCGGATCAGGAGCCTGAGGGCAGTTTCTTGGAGGTCTTTCAAGGCCCAAGTTTGAAAGCCTTCCTAATTGGTGGGGGGCTGGTCCTTTTTCAACAG ATAACTGGGCAACCAAGCGTTCTATATTATGCAGGTCCAATACTTCAG ACTGCTGGGTTTTCTGCGGCCTCCGATGCTACCCGAGTTTCTGTTGTAATTGGCGTGTTCAAA TTTCTGATGACATCGATAGCTATCCTAAAAGTAGATGATCTTGGGAGAAGACCGCTGCTAATTGGAGGAGTCAGCGGGCTT gctctttctttatttctgcTTTCTGCTTACTATAAATTTCTCGGAGGGTTCCCTATTGTTGCCGTAGCCAGTCTACTTCTCTATGTCGGTTGCTACCAG ATTTCATTTGGCCCAATCAGTTGGCTTATGGTGTCAGAGATATTCCCACTTCGGACAAGAGGGCGAGGGATTAGTCTTGCAGTTCTTACTAACTTTGGCTCAAATGCCATTGTAACCTTTGCATTCGCACCATTGAAG GATTTTTTAGGAGCTGAAAATCTCTTCCTTCTTTTCGGGGCTATTTCTTTGTTGTCACTTTTGTTTGTACTGCTCGTTGTCCCGGAGACCAAGGGGCTGAGCTTGGAAGAGATTGAGTCCAAGATTTTGAAGTGA
- the LOC122295095 gene encoding probable L-type lectin-domain containing receptor kinase II.1, which yields MATVLRSLYFLIIIYVSISPLAFAQDENQFIYNGFNQANLHLDGIAEIHPNGLLQLTNLSNQIVGHAFHKFPIKFNPTRSLSFSTNFVFAMVPQVPNLGGHGLAFTISPSRDFIHAIASQYLGLFNGSNNGLPANHILAIEIDSVKNPEFQDINNNHVGIDVNGLKSVESAPATYFSNKEGRNISLELVSGNPMQLWIEYDEVEELLNVTLAPTRIPKPNSPLLSKSINLSQILLESMYVGFSATTGTLACDHYILGWSFNKSGQAQSLDVSSLPPLPPHRKRKDKAGLTITTFLVAVAVVLMTILGVVCFLRRKKYEEVREDWEMEYGPQRFSYKSLHKATKGFKDEELLGAGGFGKVYRGTLPSNVQIAVKRVAHDSKQGMKEFVAEIISMGRLRHRNLVQLLGYCRRRGELLLVYDYMPNGSLDKLLYSNERTSLGWFQRFQILRGVASSLLYLHEEWEQVVLHRDVKASNVLLDAELNGRLGDFGLARLYDHGTNPQTTHVVGTVGYLAPELTRTGRATTCTDVFAFGAFMLEVACGRRPIEQQVLPEEVVLVDWVFECGRKGAILDASDPRLEGYYVLEEMVLVLKLGLLCSHAIPTARPSMRQVMQFLDGNADLPDISYDGVSFGTFTSNKESTFFLSLKSSSGQGSAPSMSTTDSILINGR from the coding sequence ATGGCCACGGTTCTTAGATCACTTTATTTTCTGATAATTATCTATGTTTCCATTTCTCCCTTGGCCTTTGCTCAAGATGAAAACCAATTCATCTACAATGGATTCAATCAAGCCAATCTACATCTTGACGGAATAGCAGAAATTCACCCCAATGGTCTCTTGCAGCTAACCAACCTGTCAAACCAGATAGTTGGTCATGCTTTCCACAAATTTCCCATAAAATTCAACCCAACTAGATCTCTATCATTTTCGACAAACTTTGTCTTTGCCATGGTTCCTCAAGTTCCAAATCTCGGTGGTCATGGCTTGGCCTTCACCATCAGTCCCTCCAGGGACTTCATCCATGCTATAGCAAGTCAGTATCTTGGACTCTTCAATGGGTCAAATAACGGACTTCCTGCAAACCATATTTTGGCCATTGAGATTGATTCTGTTAAGAATCCTGAATTTCAAGACATCAATAATAATCATGTGGGAATTGATGTGAATGGCCTGAAATCAGTTGAATCGGCTCCTGCAACGTATTTTTCCAATAAAGAAGGGAGGAATATAAGCTTGGAGCTCGTAAGTGGGAATCCAATGCAACTTTGGATAGAGTATGATGAAGTAGAAGAGTTGCTGAATGTAACACTAGCCCCTACCAGAATCCCAAAACCAAACAGTCCACTCTTGTCAAAATCCATCAATCTGTCTCAAATTCTCTTGGAATCTATGTATGTTGGTTTCTCTGCTACCACAGGTACACTTGCATGCGACCACTACATTCTTGGATGGAGCTTTAATAAAAGTGGACAAGCACAAAGCCTTGATGTATCGAGCCTCCCTCCACTTCCCCCacataggaaaagaaaagataaagcaGGACTAACGATCACGACTTTTCTCGTTGCAGTAGCGGTTGTGCTGATGACAATCCTTGGAGTTGTTTGCTTTTTAAGGAGGAAGAAATATGAAGAAGTGCGTGAAGATTGGGAGATGGAGTATGGTCCGCAGAGGTTCAGCTATAAGAGTCTCCATAAAGCAACCAAAGGTTTTAAAGACGAAGAGCTTCTTGGAGCAGGAGGTTTTGGAAAGGTTTATAGAGGAACACTTCCTTCTAATGTTCAAATTGCTGTCAAGAGAGTTGCTCATGATTCCAAACAAGGGATGAAGGAATTTGTGGCTGAGATTATTAGCATGGGAAGACTGAGGCACAGGAACTTGGTGCAGCTCCTCGGCTATTGCCGACGAAGGGGAGAACTCCTCTTGGTCTATGATTATATGCCCAATGGAAGTCTAGACAAGTTATTATATAGCAATGAAAGAACAAGCCTGGGCTGGTTTCAACGATTTCAAATCCTCAGAGGAGTAGCATCTAGCCTTCTTTACCTCCATGAAGAGTGGGAACAGGTTGTCCTACACAGAGATGTAAAAGCAAGCAATGTTCTCTTGGATGCTGAATTAAATGGAAGGCTAGGAGATTTTGGCCTTGCCAGATTATACGACCATGGTACCAATCCCCAAACCACCCATGTGGTAGGGACTGTAGGATATTTAGCTCCAGAGCTTACTAGAACAGGAAGGGCAACCACCTGCACTGATGTGTTTGCTTTCGGGGCTTTCATGCTCGAGGTGGCCTGTGGAAGGAGGCCGATAGAGCAACAAGTGCTGCCTGAGGAAGTAGTTTTGGTTGATTGGGTCTTTGAATGTGGGAGAAAAGGAGCTATTCTTGATGCCAGTGATCCTAGATTGGAAGGTTACTATGTGTTGGAGGAAATGGTATTGGTTTTGAAACTAGGGCTGCTCTGCTCACATGCAATTCCAACAGCCAGGCCTAGCATGAGGCAAGTGATGCAGTTCCTAGATGGCAATGCTGATCTGCCGGATATTTCATATGACGGTGTTTCTTTTGGTACATTTACAAGTAATAAAGAATCAACTTTCTTTTTGTCACTTAAATCATCATCTGGTCAGGGTTCTGCTCCTTCCATGTCTACCACGGATTCGATCCTTATAAATGGTCGTTGA
- the LOC122295100 gene encoding uncharacterized protein LOC122295100, which translates to MKIHAFITIPMNLTMFRCKGGEVSKWSPTFGKDHHPHADQEDPDHNSNNPKKSVLTIVKEKANKLRQTFSQKKHSHDHYVSTTPSCGFSLEDNENEEEDAEHHLESPKYVSKLATDWYKKTTRQHPRAVLFVS; encoded by the exons ATGAaaattcatgcattcatcacaaTTCCCATGAATCTAACCATGTTTAGATGCAAAGGAGGTGAAGTTTCAAAGTGGTCACCTACATTTGGGAAGGACCATCACCCTCATGCAGATCAAGAAGATCCAGACCACAATTCCAACAATCCCAAGAAATCAGTTCTGACCATAGTGAAGGAGAAAGCCAACAAATTGAGACAAACTTTTAGCCAGAAAAAGCATAGTCATGATCATTATGTTAGCACCACTCCCTCTTGTGGCTTCAGCTTGGAGGAcaatgaaaatgaagaagaagatgcagaACACCACCTTGAATCCCCAA aGTATGTATCGAAGCTGGCTACTGACTGGTACAAGAAAACCACAAGGCAGCATCCAAGAGCAGTTCTCTTTGTTTCTTAG
- the LOC122295097 gene encoding L-type lectin-domain containing receptor kinase SIT2-like has translation MATVLRSLYFLIILYVSISPLAFAQDENQFIYNGFNQANLHLDGIAEIHPNGLLQLTNLSNQIVGRAFYKFPIKFNQTRSLSFSTNFVFATVPQAPNLGGHGLAFTISPSRDFIHAEASQYLGLFNSSNNGLPANHILAIEIDSIKSPVFEDIDNNHVGIDVNGLKSVESAPATYFSNKEGRNISLELVSGNPMQLWIEYDEVEELLNVTLAPTRIPKPNSPLLSKAINLSQILLESMYVGFSATTGALASDYYILGWSFNKSGQAQSLDVSSLPPLPRGRKRKDKPGLTIVTFLVTVAVVLITILGAVCFLRRKKYEEVREDWEIEYGPHRFSYKSLHKATKGFKDKELLGAGGFGKVYRGTLPSNVQIAVKRVAHDSKQGMKEFVAEIISMGRLRHRNLVQLLGYCRRRGELLLVYDYMPNGSLDKLLYSNERTSLNWSQRFQILRGVASSLLYLHEEWEQVVLHRDVKASNVLLDAELNGRLGDFGLARLYDHGTNPQTTHVVGTVGYLAPELTRTGRATTCTDVFAFGAFMLEVACGRRPIEQQALPEEVVLVDWVFECGRKGAILDASDPRLEGYYVLEEMVLVLKLGLLCSHAIPTARPSMRQVMQFLDGNADLPDIPYDSASFGAFTSNEQSTFFLSLKLSSGQSSAPSMSTTNSILINGR, from the coding sequence ATGGCCACGGTTCTTAGATCACTTTATTTTCTGATAATTCTCTATGTTTCCATTTCTCCCTTGGCCTTTGCTCAAGATGAAAACCAATTCATCTACAATGGATTCAATCAAGCCAATCTGCATCTTGACGGAATAGCAGAAATTCACCCCAATGGTCTCTTGCAGCTAACCAACCTTTCAAACCAGATAGTTGGTCGTGCTTTCTACAAATTTCCCATAAAATTCAACCAAACTAGATCTCTATCATTTTCGACAAACTTTGTCTTTGCCACGGTTCCTCAAGCTCCAAATCTCGGTGGTCATGGCTTGGCCTTCACCATCAGTCCCTCCAGGGACTTCATCCATGCTGAAGCAAGTCAGTATCTTGGACTCTTTAATTCGTCAAATAACGGACTTCCTGCAAACCATATTTTGGCCATTGAGATTGATTCTATTAAGAGTCCTGTATTTGAAGACATCGATAATAATCATGTGGGAATTGATGTGAATGGCCTGAAATCAGTTGAATCGGCTCCTGCAACGTATTTTTCCAATAAAGAAGGGAGGAATATAAGCTTGGAGCTCGTAAGTGGGAATCCAATGCAACTTTGGATAGAGTATGATGAAGTAGAAGAGTTGCTGAATGTAACACTAGCCCCTACCAGAATCCCAAAACCAAACAGCCCACTCTTGTCAAAAGCCATCAATCTGTCACAAATTCTCTTGGAATCTATGTATGTTGGTTTCTCTGCTACCACAGGTGCACTTGCAAGCGATTACTACATTCTTGGATGGAGCTTTAATAAAAGTGGACAAGCACAAAGCCTTGATGTATCGAGCCTCCCTCCACTTCCCCgggggaggaaaagaaaagataaaccAGGACTAACGATCGTGACTTTTCTTGTCACAGTAGCGGTTGTGCTGATAACAATCCTTGGAGCTGTTTGCTTTTTAAGGAGGAAGAAATATGAAGAAGTGCGTGAAGATTGGGAAATTGAGTATGGTCCTCACAGGTTCAGCTATAAGAGTCTCCATAAAGCAACCAAAGGTTTTAAAGACAAAGAGCTTCTTGGAGCAGGAGGTTTTGGAAAGGTTTATAGAGGAACACTTCCTTCTAATGTTCAAATTGCTGTCAAGAGAGTTGCTCATGATTCCAAACAAGGGATGAAGGAATTTGTGGCAGAGATTATTAGCATGGGAAGACTGAGGCACAGGAACTTGGTGCAGCTCCTCGGCTATTGCCGGCGAAGGGGAGAACTCCTCTTGGTCTATGATTATATGCCCAATGGAAGTCTAGACAAGTTATTATATAGCAATGAAAGAACAAGCCTTAACTGGTCTCAACGATTTCAAATCCTCAGAGGAGTAGCATCTAGCCTTCTTTACCTTCATGAAGAGTGGGAACAGGTTGTTCTACACAGAGATGTAAAAGCAAGCAATGTTCTCTTGGATGCTGAATTAAATGGAAGGCTAGGAGATTTTGGCCTTGCCAGGTTATATGACCATGGTACCAATCCCCAAACCACCCATGTGGTTGGGACTGTAGGATATTTAGCTCCAGAGCTTACTAGAACAGGAAGGGCAACCACCTGCACTGATGTGTTTGCTTTCGGGGCTTTCATGCTCGAGGTGGCCTGTGGAAGGAGGCCTATAGAGCAACAAGCGCTGCCTGAGGAAGTAGTCTTGGTTGATTGGGTCTTTGAATGTGGGAGGAAAGGAGCTATCCTTGATGCCAGTGATCCTAGATTGGAAGGTTACTACGTGTTGGAGGAAATGGTGTTGGTTTTGAAACTAGGGCTGCTCTGCTCACATGCAATTCCAACAGCCAGGCCTAGCATGAGACAAGTAATGCAGTTCCTGGATGGCAATGCTGATCTGCCGGATATACCATATGACAGTGCTTCTTTCGGTGCTTTTACAAGTAATGAACAATCCACTTTCTTTTTGTCACTTAAATTATCATCTGGCCAGAGTTCTGCTCCTTCCATGTCTACCACGAATTCGATCCTTATAAATGGTCGTTGA
- the LOC122295099 gene encoding D-xylose-proton symporter-like 3, chloroplastic, translating to MSGLNHSYCLKGEPITTTPPKYPTGLKSFSWPKKRSEGKEKAVIALSKLRSRPPGDKLSERQIEDTFVSLKSAYSDQESEGSLLEVFQGPSLKVFLIGGGLVLFQQITGQPSVLYYAGPILQTAGFSAASDATRVSVVIGVFKFLMTSIAILKVDDLGRRPLLIGGVSGLALSLFLLSAYYKFLGGFPIVAVASLLLYVGCYQISFGPISWLMVSEIFPLRTRGRGISLAVLTNFGSNAIVTFAFAPLKDFLGAENIFLLFGAIALLSLLFVLLIVPETKGLSLEEIESKILK from the exons ATGTCCGGTTTGAACCATAGCTACTGCCTAAAGGGCGAGCCCATCACCACAACACCCCCAAAATATCCAACTGGTCTAAAGTCCTTTTCATGGCCTAAAAAAAG ATCGGAAGGCAAAGAGAAGGCAGTTATTGCTCTGAGCAAACTAAGGAGCCGTCCTCCTGGTGACAAGCTGTCTGAAAGGCAAATAGAAGACACATTTGTCTCATTGAAATCTGCATATTCGGATCAGGAGTCTGAGGGCAGTTTGTTGGAGGTCTTTCAAGGCCCAAGTTTGAAAGTCTTCCTAATTGGTGGGGGTCTGGTCCTTTTTCAACAG ATAACTGGGCAACCAAGCGTTCTATATTATGCAGGTCCAATACTTCAG ACTGCTGGGTTTTCTGCGGCCTCTGATGCTACCCGAGTTTCTGTTGTAATTGGCGTGTTCAAA TTTCTGATGACATCGATAGCTATCCTAAAAGTAGATGATCTTGGGAGAAGACCCCTGCTAATCGGAGGAGTCAGCGGGCTT gctctttctttatttctgcTTTCTGCTTATTATAAATTTCTCGGAGGGTTCCCTATTGTTGCTGTAGCTAGTCTACTTCTCTATGTCGGTTGCTACCAG ATTTCATTTGGCCCGATCAGTTGGCTTATGGTGTCAGAGATATTCCCACTTCGGACAAGAGGGCGAGGGATTAGTCTTGCAGTTCTTACTAACTTTGGCTCAAATGCCATTGTAACCTTTGCATTCGCACCATTGAAG GATTTTTTAGGAGCGGAAAATATCTTCCTTCTTTTCGGGGCTATTGCTTTGTTGTCACTTTTGTTTGTACTGCTCATTGTCCCGGAGACCAAAGGGCTGAGCTTGGAAGAGATTGAGTCCAAGATTTTGAAGTGA